GATCATTAAATACGGTTACGGGTGTAAATATATACGCGTTTAACTACGATATATGTGTACCTGGCTACATGGCTTGGCTTATTATCGTACAGCAGGAAGCACTAAGCGGCCGAAAACAACTTCAATGTGTATAAATATGCTTGCTGGCTAAtctaaaatatatgtaaacatatttatgtGCGTAATTGTGCACTTTTTCTATATACTATTGGGCTAACAACAGTTGCCTTAACTTGTTAAAATTTCGTTCAACTGCTGAGCAAccacaaaatattttgattgaGCTTATTCGAGCAACCAAACAAGTGGACCGGGATGGGGTCATCCATATTCAGGACCACGTAGGCACGTGAGAATGTGACAATAAAGGTAGGAGCACTCCGAACAGCTCCAAGCTATTTACATTACAACAATAACGTAAAGTAAACGAAACAACAATGGGCCGGTTTGGGTTAATTCTCGTTGATTAATTTGCAAATGTAGGTTCGGAAAGTAATCTTTGGGcatattattagtttttaattagGCAAGGACTTGGGTTCTATCATCTTGTAATACCTTATTTTCGTTGTATCACATTAAACGATTGCGTACGTTCAATAATCTTTTAGAAAATGGATTATATTACTTATATTCCCACAATATGCATGCCAATATCAAGTGTATATTGCGTTCttgaattgtttaaaaatatttggcacatttttctctttcgAATACGTAAaatttgatatgacttttcgTGTTATCCCACCACACAAAGGGCGTTGATTCAAGATTACTTTTCGCTTCTACGACTTTTAAGTTGCTTTGAATTTGTACAAAATTAACCCATCCCAAGGCGGGtaacaatataaaaaatttgCTGCTCGGACCTAAACTTTTAAAGATGTTCGATCTGATGTCGCGGTTTGAGCAAAACCACCACCGCTGTTATGTTATCCTGGGAATCCCGCTCCTTGGCAGCCTCTATCAGCAGTTTGGGAATGTCGTCCAACTTCATTGTGGTATCCGCTAGGGAATCGTAAACGGTTTCGATTATGAGCGACTCGGGCACATGATCCCACAGGCCATCGGTGCCTAGTACGAGAAAGTCGTGAGCCTCATTTAACTGCACATCCACGAAGTCCGGCTCTGCGATCACTGCCTCAAGGCTGTAGTCGCCAATGGAGCGGGCCACGTTAAGAATGCCATTTACACGCCACTGCCCCTGGGCGTGGAGCACTGTTCCACCAGCTGTTTCTATTCTCTTGCGCTCATCCGGATTCTCTGGCTTGTGCGGTTTCACCAGCTGCAGTTGAGTCCGCTTGCCCACGAGAAGGGCCTTGGAATCGCCCACCCAAGCGATATAAAGCTGATCCTTTGTGATCAAGGCACACACGCTGGTTGTGCCGCTGGTGATCTTCTTCTGGGTGAAACGCTCGTCGGCCAGCAAAAATGCCGACTCGAAGGCATTGCGATAAAAGTCTGGGGAGAATGCAGCAGGATCTGGATTTGCTTTAAGCTGATCGGCTAGCAGTTGTGGGAGTTGGCTGGTTGCATAGGTGGCGGATAAAGAGCCAGAGTGACCATCAAAGACGCCAAAAAAACGGGTGGTCTTGTCCAGCAGCTCGTACATTTCACCAAATCGATCCAGGCAAACACAGCGATCCTCCATTTTGCGGGGTTTGTTCTTTACAGCGGCAGATGTGTGCAGGGGTTCTTTCTGCTGGTGGCACTCGCAGTTTTCCGGCGCCGCCTCATCAGCGAAGTCCTTGAGGCGATCCACCTCCGAGTTGTCGGTGAGTTTTAGGATGTACTTCTCAAACTCACTGGCCACGAACTTCTGCAGCTTGAGAAGATCGTACTGCGGCGGACCCTCCACGGTGACTTCACACTCCTTGGCAAAGCACAGAtcctgctccagctgctgtGTGCTTCGATGGAGTAGCTTAATCCGGAACTGCGCCGGACATCCTCGAGTCTCCAGTTGTTTCCAAATAGCTGAGACCAATTCGGCATGACGCTCCTCGCCGGACACTTTGTATGTCTCATTGGCCGTACGAGTTACACAACTCCGGCTGACCACCTCCTCGCTTACGGCTGCTGCCTTCTCCGCCGTGCTGACCAGAAATCGCTTGAATTCCATCAGGTGCGCACATTCCGATGCGGGAATCGCATCTGACGACATACTTGTCGTGGGTCGCGTGTGCCTCAGTTCCTGTTTCCGCTCCTAGTGACGCCGCGCGATCATGAGCTTATCAATGCTAATTGTTGCTCAACGATGATTCACGCGCGCACTGTgcattttatgatttttttttatgttgttattgtttgcgTTCTTCTATGTTATTCTGCTGCGAACTGAACTGTACTGGCTCGATAACTTTGCTATGCCTATCGAAATAGATGCGTGATATTCCCACCTACGAAGATTGTTTACCCTTCATCTTCGGTTTCATCTATTACGCTTcatttctctttttatttattttttaattttgattgaaAACCTTTAACTGCATTtggaaacataaaaaaaacttcagaagtattttaaatgaaataatagaatatatttataaacataattttaatcaagcctttacaataaataacaaaaacaccTATTTAGCCTTTTTAAGGCTTCGCATGCGGACCCAGTGGAGACAAGCTATAACTGATTTGAGATAGAACGGCCACACATCCACCGGTGGCCAGCTGATTGTtactgttgcttttgtttttgttacaaattttgatttttgtcttgtttaacaaaaaatgataaaatctTGAACAGTAAAGATAATCCACACAATTTACTATGAGCACGCCACTGGAACAGCAGACGGAAGAACGGGAGGCGTTGCAGTCAATATACGAGGGCGACACGAACTTCAAGGAAATAGATAGCGTCACATTTCAGTACAAAGTAAGCCACATGGATaaaaaaaagcacacaaatatgataatttgtaatataataaatgaaattttagtATGGCGAAGAGGATAACTACAAGTCGTTCTTGGTCGAGCTCAAGTGGGGCGAAAATTACCCCGATGAGGCGCCAGCGATCAACATGAACGCGTTTTACAATAGGAATCTGTAAGTGGATCGTTATTCCTTGGGAAATTGGAGCAGGTTTAGCTCTAAAGACTACGCTTTCCTATTTAACAGACTGCCAGCTGTCAAGGAAGGGATCCAAACGGCTCTGAGTACGGAAGCGGACCAATGGCTGGGCTGTGGCATGACCTATACCCTGTTCGAATGCCTTAAGGACAACCTGGAGCAATTGACCGCAGAGCAACCCGAATCTGCACCCACGGTGGCGTTAGTGGATGATGGCGTGGGTGCTCTAAAGATCTCCGATCCCAATGCCGATGCGGAGTCCAAGAAAAAGGAGCCCAAGAAGGAGCACCTGACTAAGGCGCAAAAGCGCCGGCAGTGGGAGAGAACCGATCACAAAGGAGACCGGGAACGTGGCTGGGATTGGGTGGACCTCGTCAAGCATTTATCGCAGACGGGTGGGAAAAACGATGATTCTCTCACTGCCGCCGAAATTGCAGCGTCCAACGCTCCAGCTCTCCACCCCCTGAACAACTAAAATGCCTACCAACTAAAAATAGGAGTAATAACATCGAGGAAAccttaaattgaaatcaaaagcCAATACTATTTTATGTGATAGAATAAACGCGAGTAACTGCATGGGCGGCTATCATAAAGTCTATATCTTGTTTACGCTACTAACTATCAAAGGTTTCAACTTTTGATTTGGGTGAGAGGATTGGCCCTTATAAGATAACATTATCTTTAGAGGAGCAACACAGCGAAATTCCTGGGAAAACTTTATTGACATTTGTAATATTTGCGTTACATGATGGCTGCATAAAATCATAGTTTAATACAAaagtaaaaatcaaaatcgatTACAATACCGGGATTTGCTTTGCAAGGATCAACATTGACAAGGATAACTAGCGATAAAAACGATCATTCCAACTGTGTCAAACTGGTCAGTCTAATTAAAGACGCCTTCGGCCCGGACATTTAAGGCATCCAGCAAGGAGCCCATGGGCGTGGAGGGAGCAAAGCTCTCGATGCTGTTGGTCAGCTTGTTCTTGATGTTTCGCAGTCGCAAGGAGGCGTGGATGAAGGTCAGCGAAATAGGTAGCAACACGGTGAAAATCGTCAAAAGCACTGCGCTCAGCAGATGCAGAAGAAGATAACCTCCGAGCAGAGCTCCAGCCAGTATGTACCATTTCTGTTGGGCATTCTGCTCTGCTGCATTGGCATTTCCACCAGTCAGACGACTGGCGATGAAGTTCTTCTTCGACTTTCCGCTGAAGAACTGCCAGATAACGCCTATGATCAAAGCCTGCACCAGCAGACCAGTAATAATCTTTGAAGGATTGAAGAAAATCATCAAAACGTAGATGGTAATGAAGAGCAAAAAGTAGTTTGTTTGGTAATAGAGCAGGTTCTTCACCACCCGATTGCCCCACTTCTCAAAATCCTTGAGATTGGGCAGTTGGAATCGGGCCGATCCCAGGATGAAGTCATCGAGGGTTCGCAGAGGCGGCAACTGAAGATTGCCGGACAAGGCGGCGGCTGCATCGCCCACGGAAGTGGAGGGCGTTGTCATGGTTTTTGGGTTATTGCGGATGTCCTGCTGGCTCTTGTCCTGCTGAAAGAGCTTCTGATAACTCGGTTGACGTAGGCTCCGTGCGACGTTGCGAACCTCCTCCACGTTGAGCAGATTAGAAGTCAACTGCCGAATTTTCAGCCGCAAGCCAGTGGTTGCTGATTTTCCCCTTTTCCCGGGCAGCAGACGCGTTCTCTCGTCGTCGGTGAACCAGTCGTTATTGTCCTCTTGCTCACTATTATCCTCCAATCCTCGGAATTCCAGCGTATATTCAGATTTTCACACGACTCCGTCGTGACTTTCGTGCTGACTAACAAGCAATGACTATAGGATTCTGGAGGTGGACTCGTGACTGCTGCCGTGAGGGCACTCGACGCACTTTTTAACTTTACCTTTTTTAATCAGTCGCTAGCAATTAAATTGTCAAATCAATTGACATTTcatcaattaaaatattacttgaataataaattaaattttaggcCATAAGTACGTGAGTCGCAATAGCCCATCACCATGAGCTATCGATAGGTACAAATGGCGTTGCCACaccaaaaattcaaaaatatattttgaactTAAATTTGGTTTTTCCTTTGATATTCAGTAAACTTACGAGAAGCCCATATTTTAGAAAAGCACTTGTTTGGTGTTTTAAAGTAATATCTGTATaactatattttttatgatcAACTGTCCCGAACTTGTGTATTTGAACGTTCTCACTTTAAATGATTATTTATATCTTCAATCTAAactcaaattcaaattgaattcaagCTCTCTGTCAAATAACAAGAATGTGCCTCTATTATTCGTTAAATAGACGGAAGTATAAGTACAGCTAACATAACAACGcatcttaaataaaaagaacTAAATTGTGGTTCACGGAAATTATTCTGGAAACGATTTTTACTGATGTGTGAATGTTTGAGAAACGGGTTGGTTGATGGTGTTGGGCAGATCAGAGAATCAACCTAAACATTGTTAAacaattattaatattaatgttCATGATTAAATTAGGAATAGTTTCTCTATTTATCCTCCGACTTGGACGTTGACTACGACTACTTAAAACTTGGTTCAAGTTTTGGTAATGCGTTGCTGCTGGTAACACGATGATGCTTTCATTTGGTAGGTGGTGCTTGGTTACGCTTCCAGATCGTTAACGAACAGCACCTCGCGGTTCTTGAGTCCTACGGCCTGAAGGGTTTTGGTCAGCGTCTCCTTGGCTGTGCCTGTTTCCCCAGCGGCATCCAAGTTCGCTTTCGAGAAGAGCACGCGCTTCGGGAAATTCGTTGTGATCTCGAACTCATCCGGCGAATCGGGATGGCAGAAGAGATAGTGATAAACGTCCTGCAATAACATCAAATCATCAATCCCAAATTAGCAGTTTAAATTTGTGTAACTTACAAGCACCGAATCCGTCTGGTTAAATCGGCGCTCTAGGCGTGTTCCACTGGGCAGCTTGAATACAACTGCAATGGCGCCGACAGCATCCGCTGCCGGCTCGGATGGCACCAATGTGGCCAGCTCGATCTTTTGCCGGGCAATCTCCTCCTTGCGAAGCTCGACATCGCGTCGAGCTTGTTCCACAGCCTCCTCCGCCTGCCGGACGGCATCCCGCTCCCTTTGCCGCTGACGCTCCTTCTCCTCGTCCGCAAGCAAACTCTGCTCGTATGCCTCGTCCTGCTGTCTTCTTAAAGTCTGTGTAAAATTCCGCTCTAAGCGATCTGCACGCGCTTGACTCAGCCACACCTCGTTGGCGTTCGTCACCGACTGGAGGCGACGGAGCAGCTCTTCGGGCGTGCAATCCCCCTCGAAACGTCCGACGATCATCATGCGATTTGCTCGAAGGCTGATCATCACCATCGTTGGGTAGCTGCGCACCGTTATCGACTGCATCACCCGGTAGCCCTCCGGCGTGGCTACGTCGCATCCCCATAACAGGGTGTGTGTGTTAATGTAGTCAATGACCGATCTCGCCGACAGTGTGTTGCGGCAGAAGGATTCCACATCTGGGTTCTTGGCGGGATCCTTGTGCAGGTAAACGATTAGAAAACGCAGCTCCTGCTTAGCATCGTTAAGGGCCTGGGCATATGTGCCCTGATAGAAGACCGGGTGCTCGGGATACCTTTCGTAGTATTCCCTAATAAACTTCATCACATCCCCCAGTGGATCTGTCACCAAGCGGGCTTCGTTTCCTCCGCCCAGGTTCACAAACGCACTGACGATGCTCGTCAGCGTGGAGTAGAAGTACTGAAACACGAAGTTAATCACATATCCAATGATGCCGGTGAAGCTGCGGGGAACGGGGCCACTGGGCACCCGGCTAACCGTCCTTCCGCCAGGCATGTTGGCGGAAAACACCTGCTGCAGGAAGCGATCGTTAAGGACAGCGGGCGCTCGGACATCTGTAGAGGCGGCGAACATGGTCGGACGCCCCTCGCGGATATTTAGCTGCTCCTGGAAGGCCACCTGCATATGTAGATATGAAAAAGGGTAAATAAGCTGGTATTTAGTATAGCAGGGCGCCCAACGCaaaattgtaaaaaacaaatttaaaaagaatttaGAATAAAATGATTACTATCTTTAGTCGTCagataatatatatgtacaaaacTTGTTGGTAGTAGTATTCTTGCAGCCACCACTGTATGCAAGACTGCAAGACTACGTGACCCTGTTATTTTGACATTCACTGTGTGGGCATATAAACATATGCATACCTCGAGATCCCATTGGTGTCTGATTAGGACGTCGCGGCAGACGTTCATATCCTCGATGCCGGTGAGATCCTGGAACTGGAGGACCTTCTCCGTCTGTTCGTTGGTCAGTCCATCAGCTTCCATCTTTCCTGCAGTTGAAGGCCTCCGTTCCCAGTTGTTATcgttgttgtttgcttttacgcagtgcgtgcgtgtgtgtgcttgtgtgggtGCCAATGGCCCGTGACTGTCTCCctggtgttgtttttgttgtaagCTGGCCTTTGTCCAGTGGCTCAGCCGCTGCGGCGGGGGACGGGGGATGAGTAGCGTGGTCACTAAATGCTTCTACTGGTCGCCAGGAGTCATTTCAACGCACGCCAAATTGCCGCACTACAACGTCTTTAACATTTCTCGgcaatttatttctttttcgcaGGTGATTGCTTGCTCTTCTTCTTGCCTTTCTGCCAATGATCCGATGAATTTGGTTGTGAATGACTAGTGTGACCGCGCAGGCCGACGCGTTCTCACTGCGAAATCCagcggcaaacaaacaatttgtgttcgctttttaaaaaattatttttattatttatttgatctCTATGCCTGGCGTGGTAAAACACAGAAAAAGATTAAAAGCAATATTGATATATAATTCAAAGGTGTTAGATAAGGACAATGTGTAGTGGAATCAGCATATTTGTCTAACATCACTTGGAAAATCGACGGACGAGCTTTGGAATTTTCAGGTAATAAAGCAGCGGGCACATTCTTAAATCAGTCCGAACAAAAGCACTCAAATTTGAATTGTGTAAATATCTGaagaaataaatcaaaatgcatGTTATTTCCACGTCTAAAAAAACCGTGCTCTCCGACTTCGCGGATCTGGAGACAAAGTCTGAGTATGTGCACCAGAACGCAGAGCCCACGGACTTTCAGTTCAACGGCCAACGCCGGGTCTTCGTGGAGGTGGATAAAATGGCGGGCTTGGCCGTGATGCGAATAAAGGAGAAGGATGGCAAGAGTAAGAGAGAGGTGCGGATCCCCAAATCCCACGTATGTAATTAACTTCCCATTTCACAGCGCCCGAGATTCAACGAGTCCGTAAGCTCACCATCGACAATGCCTTCTGTGTGGCGTGCGCCAAGCAATCCCTGGAAGAGATCGCTGTGGGTCAGAGCGGTTGTGTTAAGCTATACAACTTTCGGACGGCACAGCTCATCCATCGTTTTCCGGCGGACCCGCAAAGGAGTACTGTCCTCTACATGGACTACAACAACACGGACGAGTATATAGCCGCCGTGCGCGATGGCGGGGACATCAGTATCTTGGGTACCAAGACCAAACAGAAGACCAACACCTTCACCATAGATGGCGAGTAAGTTAAAGGCTTGCTTGTTAAAGGATTGCATTGATCTTTCGCTATCCTGTTAATATCAGCTCTACTCTTGTGCGCTTTCATCCGAGCAAACGCTTTCATCTGTCGATCGCTTCCTATAAAGGAGCCGTGACTGTCTATGATGTGCAGGGAATGCGAAAGATTTTTCATGCCAGCGAAGCCCACAGTGCTCCCTGCCGGGACATCAGTATGTGCACATCCCAACCGGCACTGCTGGTCAGCGTGGGCTACGATTGCAAGATAAATATCTTCGACATTCGACGAAATCGTGCTCAGGCCTCTACGGATCGCTTGACCTACTCGCATCCACTATCGACGGTGGCGCTGAGTGAATGTGGCACTTATCTTTGTGCTGGAAACCTTAAGGGCGAATTAATAGCCTATGATATGAGGAGTACAAAGGCTCCGTTGGCCGTGAGGAGTGTACATGATGCGGCTGTAACACGTGTAGCCTTTGTGCCCGTGCCAAGTGGGGATAACCAGCAGAACGGTAGCCTCAACAGCTCCGAAAATGCAACTGGTTTGGCGACCGAAGCTCCTCGTGTAGAGCGTGCGCCCAGCGATGAGTTGCGTAAATCGATTGCCGCTAATTTGTTGAGCACCCAAAACCAGCTGACCAGTCTTGGTTACGGGGTGTCAACACCTACCATAGTTCGCCGGGATTCCTTTTGCGAGTTCCTGGATGCCCAAGGTCCAAGAGCTGTGGATCGCATGTCGACCCGCTTGGGCGCCTCTTACAGAGATAGTTTTGACTGGGAGACGCTCAACCGAAAACCGCAACCTTATGAAACTGCCAATCGTCAAAGTCTTTGTCCTCCAGTGGCGTCTGGCCCAAGCTCGGTGGATAACTCCGTCAACAGCTCCACCACGGAGTCACTGCAACGCAAGTTACTGTAgagattattattttttagttaTAATAAGCTTATTACTTGCAGAGACCTTAAGCGGCCCACTGAAGGATCGGAGCAACATTTCCGGAGACGGAAAGCTGATGAAGATTGCCGAGACGGACGAGCTCTGCGAGGAGCAGTCTGCCAACATTTCCGTGGCCAGCAGCACAGGAGGCGGCAGCGACAAAGAGAATCCCCCGCCGGTTGACGCAGAAATGAAACGCCGTCTGCGCTTGCTTTCGGCCAGTCGAAACAGTACCCCGCACCATGCTAACATCACACCACAATCCTCAAATCCTCTCTTGAAGCCTCAGCAGTTGCTGGCCAAATCGTCAAGCGGACTTTCCGCCCAAATGGATGCAGATTGGCGCAAGGAATTCAGCGAGCTAAGAGATTTTGTAGACCAGCGCTGCGAGAAGGTGGAGCGCGAATTGGAGTACGTTACCTTCTCTAATCAGCGGCTATTGGCTAATAAGATGACCAACTACATGGACCAGCAGGTGGAAAACACAAGGGAGATCCGGGACGCCCTGGCTTTACTACTTCAAGGAGATAGCTTCATGCGCGAGTTCTCGCGCCtacaaaatgaaaacgaaatgttAAAGGCCAAATTGAAGTTTtaccaggagcaggagcaaacTGAATCATGCGGAGAGTAAAACGAGGGGGAGACatgttaataattaattgaaacattgttattattgtatttaatttattgttattatcaaCTATTAgtaacatttttcaaaatagGTTTTGGCGTCTCATGAgttttatgtaaattttaattcgtTAATCGATCCATTTAGATATTTTACAAATGTTTTAGAATATTT
The sequence above is a segment of the Drosophila melanogaster chromosome 2L genome. Coding sequences within it:
- the Jwa gene encoding Jwa, with product MTTPSTSVGDAAAALSGNLQLPPLRTLDDFILGSARFQLPNLKDFEKWGNRVVKNLLYYQTNYFLLFITIYVLMIFFNPSKIITGLLVQALIIGVIWQFFSGKSKKNFIASRLTGGNANAAEQNAQQKWYILAGALLGGYLLLHLLSAVLLTIFTVLLPISLTFIHASLRLRNIKNKLTNSIESFAPSTPMGSLLDALNVRAEGVFN
- the Grip71 gene encoding Grip71, which translates into the protein MHVISTSKKTVLSDFADLETKSEYVHQNAEPTDFQFNGQRRVFVEVDKMAGLAVMRIKEKDGKTPEIQRVRKLTIDNAFCVACAKQSLEEIAVGQSGCVKLYNFRTAQLIHRFPADPQRSTVLYMDYNNTDEYIAAVRDGGDISILGTKTKQKTNTFTIDGDSTLVRFHPSKRFHLSIASYKGAVTVYDVQGMRKIFHASEAHSAPCRDISMCTSQPALLVSVGYDCKINIFDIRRNRAQASTDRLTYSHPLSTVALSECGTYLCAGNLKGELIAYDMRSTKAPLAVRSVHDAAVTRVAFVPVPSGDNQQNGSLNSSENATGLATEAPRVERAPSDELRKSIAANLLSTQNQLTSLGYGVSTPTIVRRDSFCEFLDAQGPRAVDRMSTRLGASYRDSFDWETLNRKPQPYETANRQSLCPPVASGPSSVDNSVNSSTTESLQQTLSGPLKDRSNISGDGKLMKIAETDELCEEQSANISVASSTGGGSDKENPPPVDAEMKRRLRLLSASRNSTPHHANITPQSSNPLLKPQQLLAKSSSGLSAQMDADWRKEFSELRDFVDQRCEKVERELEYVTFSNQRLLANKMTNYMDQQVENTREIRDALALLLQGDSFMREFSRLQNENEMLKAKLKFYQEQEQTESCGE
- the Faf2 gene encoding Fas-associated factor 2, isoform A → MEADGLTNEQTEKVLQFQDLTGIEDMNVCRDVLIRHQWDLEVAFQEQLNIREGRPTMFAASTDVRAPAVLNDRFLQQVFSANMPGGRTVSRVPSGPVPRSFTGIIGYVINFVFQYFYSTLTSIVSAFVNLGGGNEARLVTDPLGDVMKFIREYYERYPEHPVFYQGTYAQALNDAKQELRFLIVYLHKDPAKNPDVESFCRNTLSARSVIDYINTHTLLWGCDVATPEGYRVMQSITVRSYPTMVMISLRANRMMIVGRFEGDCTPEELLRRLQSVTNANEVWLSQARADRLERNFTQTLRRQQDEAYEQSLLADEEKERQRQRERDAVRQAEEAVEQARRDVELRKEEIARQKIELATLVPSEPAADAVGAIAVVFKLPSGTRLERRFNQTDSVLDVYHYLFCHPDSPDEFEITTNFPKRVLFSKANLDAAGETGTAKETLTKTLQAVGLKNREVLFVNDLEA
- the CG10376 gene encoding uncharacterized protein, whose amino-acid sequence is MSSDAIPASECAHLMEFKRFLVSTAEKAAAVSEEVVSRSCVTRTANETYKVSGEERHAELVSAIWKQLETRGCPAQFRIKLLHRSTQQLEQDLCFAKECEVTVEGPPQYDLLKLQKFVASEFEKYILKLTDNSEVDRLKDFADEAAPENCECHQQKEPLHTSAAVKNKPRKMEDRCVCLDRFGEMYELLDKTTRFFGVFDGHSGSLSATYATSQLPQLLADQLKANPDPAAFSPDFYRNAFESAFLLADERFTQKKITSGTTSVCALITKDQLYIAWVGDSKALLVGKRTQLQLVKPHKPENPDERKRIETAGGTVLHAQGQWRVNGILNVARSIGDYSLEAVIAEPDFVDVQLNEAHDFLVLGTDGLWDHVPESLIIETVYDSLADTTMKLDDIPKLLIEAAKERDSQDNITAVVVLLKPRHQIEHL
- the CG10343 gene encoding uncharacterized protein, with translation MSTPLEQQTEEREALQSIYEGDTNFKEIDSVTFQYKYGEEDNYKSFLVELKWGENYPDEAPAINMNAFYNRNLLPAVKEGIQTALSTEADQWLGCGMTYTLFECLKDNLEQLTAEQPESAPTVALVDDGVGALKISDPNADAESKKKEPKKEHLTKAQKRRQWERTDHKGDRERGWDWVDLVKHLSQTGGKNDDSLTAAEIAASNAPALHPLNN